One window from the genome of Chryseobacterium culicis encodes:
- the tssD gene encoding type VI secretion system tube protein TssD: protein MAERNSRGILKFNNGEGQKLLKMNYSVSRSTDVSGRVASDPSNALIKVTVEATEKSDILESLLNGKYKPTVGEITFNKSHEEGTLINLKWENGYVIQHEVDFDAIDSNSMLVSFVISAETIDYGTSQYAGLWPSAGK, encoded by the coding sequence ATGGCCGAAAGAAATTCAAGAGGAATCTTAAAATTCAACAACGGAGAAGGACAGAAGCTGTTAAAAATGAATTACAGCGTTTCAAGATCTACAGACGTTTCAGGACGTGTAGCATCAGACCCTTCTAACGCACTGATCAAAGTTACAGTAGAAGCTACTGAAAAATCAGACATCCTTGAAAGCTTGTTAAATGGTAAATACAAGCCAACAGTAGGAGAAATCACTTTCAACAAATCTCATGAAGAAGGAACATTAATTAATTTGAAATGGGAGAATGGATATGTGATCCAGCACGAAGTAGATTTCGATGCAATAGACAGCAACAGTATGCTGGTAAGCTTCGTCATCAGTGCTGAAACGATTGACTACGGTACTTCTCAGTACGCGGGGCTATGGCCTTCAGCAGGTAAATAA
- a CDS encoding lytic transglycosylase domain-containing protein: MKTIVRNIFTGLLLLGTVVFVNGQFLTASDTSESSVKKYKGIINANKDLVEFIEQLLLQKGLPKHLRNLALIESHFDRNITSGAGAVGVWQFMTAHANQYGLTEQGRTDLYKSTKTAAISLSNLYKKYNNWVTVVAAYNCGEGNIAKAMEAAGSSQYHEFYKYLPGETINHVKKYLNACYATGELQSVLNNYNSSRINKIFFEGDRKETAAALSETEINAGFNLNIVAAELNVDVEKILAWNPGIVEELQRKGESPFYLPIDLMPDFLLRKNKILVRSIKEGGKTQQ; the protein is encoded by the coding sequence ATGAAAACGATTGTCAGAAATATCTTTACAGGTTTACTCTTATTGGGAACTGTTGTTTTTGTAAACGGACAGTTTCTTACCGCTTCCGATACTTCGGAAAGCAGTGTGAAAAAGTACAAAGGTATCATTAATGCCAATAAAGATCTGGTAGAATTTATTGAACAGTTACTTCTTCAGAAAGGACTTCCCAAGCATTTGAGAAACCTGGCTCTGATTGAGTCCCATTTTGATAGAAATATTACCTCTGGAGCCGGAGCTGTAGGAGTCTGGCAGTTTATGACTGCACATGCCAACCAGTATGGGCTTACAGAACAAGGACGTACCGATCTTTATAAAAGTACCAAAACAGCCGCTATCTCTTTGAGTAATCTTTATAAAAAGTATAACAACTGGGTGACAGTAGTAGCTGCTTATAACTGTGGTGAAGGAAATATTGCCAAAGCAATGGAAGCTGCAGGTTCCTCGCAGTACCATGAGTTTTATAAATACCTTCCCGGAGAAACCATTAATCACGTGAAAAAATACCTGAATGCATGCTATGCTACGGGAGAACTTCAAAGTGTATTGAATAACTATAATTCTTCGAGAATCAATAAGATTTTCTTTGAGGGAGATCGAAAAGAGACTGCAGCAGCACTTTCAGAAACAGAGATCAATGCCGGATTCAATCTGAACATTGTGGCTGCTGAATTAAATGTGGACGTAGAGAAAATTCTTGCCTGGAATCCGGGAATTGTAGAAGAACTCCAGAGAAAAGGAGAAAGTCCTTTCTATCTTCCCATCGATCTTATGCCTGATTTTCTGCTGAGAAAAAATAAAATACTGGTTCGTTCCATAAAAGAAGGTGGAAAGACCCAACAGTAA
- a CDS encoding ATP-dependent Clp protease ATP-binding subunit: MGVLVTNETVKQLFHIAQSIAKENYNGTYGGPHILQALMHKDIGLNEFLKSIDKDPGYFYEWADVRIEEYPKTNHLPDEVGQDDAIDTLIEEADDIRLKLGLDEITPICILTAIVKPQVVFSLQQLKSLPLREHEIFNLYRKDTPFTVSEDGDFSSLFSNGTSDYSDSSFPSIKSYCVDRTAQARKGEIENIIGRDKELRMLVEILCRRSKPNVIIIGEPGVGKTALVEGFATEIIKGNVPEMLKNGTLLELDTGALLAGTSYKGEIEDRLKKVINECKKIEKAILFIDEIHTLLDPKGSIGNVANLLKPELARGEITVIGATTQEEYRKIIEPEQAFNRRFEVLTVLEPDEKTCVKMIDVLLDGYKKHHGIEVEKTAIPECVRLAKRYAKGKKLPDAAIDLLDRTMAAIKMLDELSEKELNSWKESYDAILTEEYADSKDKADELIWTYNLLRDKISPILWGSLSEQPAIDNSMPVDQIQKIIEDTYAELLQHAAKKREKVDRLELAAVMAAKTNIPIGKIQAQEKEKLLNMESLLLNRVVGQDHALKILSDAIVENRSGLNKPGQPIGSFFLLGPTGTGKTELAKSMAELLFNDEKAMVRFDMSEFKEEHSAALLYGAPPGYVGYEEGGMLVNKIRQQPYTVVLFDEIEKAHHSVFDVFLQIMDEGKVHDKLGKEGDFSNALILFTSNIGSEEIVKQFEEGKIPESSSLMQIMSNSGRFRPEFLARITEIIPFAPITESIAERIFNIQLKSLHTSLTRLGIALKITDDAVRNLALGGFSSKYGARQISGVIRAQLARPISKMIVREEVKSGQTIHVDWNNEEEKLSWKVD; the protein is encoded by the coding sequence ATGGGAGTACTAGTAACCAACGAAACCGTAAAGCAACTATTTCACATTGCTCAGTCGATAGCGAAGGAAAATTATAATGGAACTTATGGAGGACCACATATCCTGCAGGCTTTAATGCATAAAGATATCGGACTTAATGAATTCCTGAAAAGTATAGATAAAGATCCCGGCTATTTCTACGAATGGGCAGATGTCCGTATTGAAGAATATCCTAAAACCAATCACCTGCCGGATGAAGTAGGTCAGGATGATGCTATAGACACCCTTATAGAAGAAGCAGATGATATCCGTTTAAAATTAGGATTGGATGAGATCACTCCCATCTGTATTCTTACCGCAATTGTAAAACCACAGGTTGTATTTTCACTTCAGCAGCTGAAATCACTTCCGCTGAGAGAACATGAAATTTTCAATCTGTACAGAAAAGATACCCCATTTACCGTTTCAGAAGACGGAGATTTTTCATCATTATTTTCAAATGGTACATCAGACTATTCAGACTCTTCATTTCCTTCCATTAAAAGCTACTGTGTAGACAGAACAGCACAGGCCAGAAAAGGAGAAATCGAAAATATCATCGGCAGAGATAAAGAATTGAGAATGCTGGTGGAAATACTTTGCCGAAGAAGTAAACCGAATGTCATCATCATTGGAGAGCCTGGAGTAGGGAAAACTGCATTGGTAGAAGGTTTTGCTACTGAAATTATCAAAGGAAATGTTCCTGAAATGCTTAAGAACGGTACCCTTTTAGAACTGGACACTGGTGCCCTGTTAGCAGGAACTTCTTATAAAGGTGAAATTGAAGACCGACTGAAAAAAGTTATCAATGAATGCAAGAAAATTGAAAAAGCCATTCTTTTCATTGATGAAATTCATACCCTTTTAGATCCGAAAGGAAGCATCGGAAACGTTGCCAATCTTCTGAAACCAGAGCTTGCCAGAGGAGAAATTACCGTAATTGGAGCAACTACTCAGGAAGAATACAGAAAAATTATAGAGCCGGAGCAGGCTTTCAACCGTCGTTTTGAAGTGTTAACCGTTCTTGAACCGGATGAAAAGACTTGCGTAAAAATGATTGACGTACTTCTTGATGGCTATAAAAAACATCACGGTATTGAAGTCGAAAAAACAGCTATTCCCGAATGTGTACGTCTGGCAAAAAGATATGCAAAAGGCAAAAAATTGCCGGATGCCGCTATTGATTTATTAGACAGAACAATGGCAGCCATCAAGATGCTTGATGAACTCTCAGAAAAAGAACTTAACAGCTGGAAAGAAAGCTATGATGCTATTTTAACAGAAGAATATGCAGACAGCAAAGATAAAGCAGATGAACTGATCTGGACTTACAACTTACTAAGAGACAAAATAAGCCCAATCCTATGGGGTTCTTTGAGTGAGCAGCCTGCGATTGATAATTCTATGCCGGTAGATCAGATTCAGAAAATCATTGAAGATACGTATGCTGAGCTTCTACAGCATGCCGCCAAAAAAAGAGAAAAAGTAGACAGGCTGGAACTGGCAGCGGTAATGGCCGCTAAAACCAATATCCCAATCGGGAAGATCCAGGCTCAGGAAAAAGAAAAACTCCTGAATATGGAATCCCTTCTACTGAACAGAGTTGTAGGACAGGATCATGCATTAAAAATCCTTTCTGATGCTATCGTTGAAAACCGAAGCGGATTGAATAAACCAGGACAGCCAATCGGGTCTTTCTTCCTTCTGGGACCTACCGGAACCGGTAAAACAGAGCTGGCAAAGTCTATGGCGGAACTGCTTTTCAATGATGAAAAGGCAATGGTACGCTTTGATATGTCAGAATTTAAAGAAGAACATTCCGCAGCGTTATTATATGGAGCGCCTCCGGGATATGTAGGATATGAGGAAGGAGGTATGCTGGTGAACAAAATCAGACAACAGCCTTATACCGTTGTATTATTTGATGAAATTGAAAAAGCCCACCATTCTGTTTTTGACGTATTCCTTCAGATTATGGACGAAGGAAAGGTTCATGATAAATTAGGTAAAGAAGGAGATTTCAGTAATGCCCTGATTCTGTTTACCTCCAATATCGGAAGTGAAGAAATTGTAAAACAGTTTGAAGAAGGAAAAATTCCGGAATCATCTTCACTAATGCAGATTATGTCGAACTCCGGACGATTCAGACCTGAGTTTTTGGCAAGAATTACAGAGATTATTCCTTTCGCACCAATCACAGAATCCATTGCAGAAAGAATCTTTAATATTCAGTTGAAATCACTTCATACCTCATTAACGAGATTAGGAATTGCTTTAAAAATTACTGATGATGCCGTAAGAAATCTTGCATTAGGAGGATTCAGCAGCAAATATGGAGCAAGACAGATCTCAGGAGTCATCCGTGCACAGCTTGCCAGACCGATTTCCAAAATGATTGTTAGAGAAGAAGTAAAATCCGGACAAACCATTCATGTAGATTGGAATAACGAAGAAGAAAAATTAAGCTGGAAAGTAGATTAA